A single window of Danio rerio strain Tuebingen ecotype United States chromosome 15, GRCz12tu, whole genome shotgun sequence DNA harbors:
- the trarg1a gene encoding trafficking regulator of GLUT4 1: MAVNTDTEFGKSNLGESGGTQPAETEKLLVTTEPTGVKTSSSFTVSVGGDKTLDGDQNGHSLPLRSGSAGHLGAAPLSPSRVSLSRTSSTGNAVQEQQKPKDYLILVIFSCFCPVWPISIVALVYSIMSRNSLQQGDMDGARRLGRLARLLSCVAIIVGLLSIIIYVVVAVTGKGTK; encoded by the exons ATGGCAGTAAACACAGATACGGAGTTTGGTAAATCAAATCTGGGGGAGAGTGGCGGCACGCAACCAGCCGAGACGGAGAAACTGCTCGTGACCACCGAGCCCACCGGGGTGAAGACCTCTAGCTCCTTCACCGTCAGTGTCGGGGGCGACAAGACTCTCGACGGGGACCAGAATGGCCACAGTCTGCCGCTGAGGTCCGGTTCGGCGGGGCATCTCGGCGCGGCTCCTCTCTCTCCGTCTAGAGTGAGCCTCAGCCGCACTTCATCCACCGGTAATGCCGTCCAAGAGCAGCAAAAACCCAAAGACTACCTCATACTGGTCATTTTTTCCTGCTTTTGTCCCGTGTGGCCAATAAGCATCGTTGCACTGGTCTATTCAATTATG TCCAGAAACAGTCTACAGCAGGGGGATATGGATGGGGCAAGACGTTTGGGACGTTTGGCTCGTCTGCTTAGCTGTGTGGCCATCATCGTGGGCCTCCTGAGCATCATAATATATGTGGTGGTTGCAG TAACCGGAAAGGGGACAAAGTAa